The following are encoded in a window of bacterium SCSIO 12643 genomic DNA:
- the rnhA gene encoding ribonuclease HI, whose product MAQIIVYTDGAARGNPGPGGYGIVLMSGIHRKELSEGFRNTTNNRMELLAVIVALESIKGSGHSVTIYSDSKYVVDSVDKGWVFGWQKKGFKGKKNIDLWKRFLVVYSKNPVKFIWVKGHANIPENERCDALAVAASRQENLPPDVGYEENN is encoded by the coding sequence ATGGCGCAAATTATTGTCTATACTGATGGTGCCGCAAGAGGAAATCCTGGCCCAGGTGGATATGGTATTGTTTTAATGTCGGGAATTCATAGAAAAGAATTGTCTGAAGGATTTAGAAACACTACGAACAATAGAATGGAGCTGCTGGCTGTGATTGTAGCTTTGGAAAGCATTAAAGGAAGCGGACATTCGGTAACCATTTATTCGGATTCAAAATATGTGGTGGATTCTGTAGATAAGGGCTGGGTTTTTGGATGGCAGAAGAAAGGGTTTAAAGGGAAGAAGAATATCGATTTGTGGAAACGTTTTTTGGTCGTGTATTCAAAAAATCCTGTTAAGTTCATTTGGGTAAAAGGACATGCAAATATTCCGGAAAATGAGCGTTGTGATGCACTTGCTGTTGCAGCTTCCAGGCAAGAGAATTTACCTCCCGATGTAGGATATGAAGAAAATAACTAG
- a CDS encoding Omp28-related outer membrane protein translates to MKKRIFGYSFLLLTITYSCNLITQPYNNNGARPGDEQYNDTVYNDTTVVKRRIMLEEFTGHKCPNCPEGADIAKQIKTDHPEDFISVAIHNGSFAKVDMSDPEHPFPSDFETKTGEKLLIKYKISGFPGGLLNRTEISGAVKVDYQKWSEEVNKLIADQTYMAPRFELQLENIYNSKPGDRSLRVRYKATCLQNVTGNIAIVGYLLENKIIAPQKDSRLNDPYVKDYEHNHVLRVGFPGGGDGKTIFTDPSMGDVAEVISPADEISVKINDNWKPENMDVVVFLYNSDTGEVLQVEEIHLTSK, encoded by the coding sequence ATGAAAAAGAGAATTTTTGGATATTCATTTTTACTCCTTACCATTACCTATAGTTGCAATTTAATTACCCAACCTTATAATAATAACGGAGCTCGCCCGGGTGATGAGCAATATAACGACACTGTTTACAATGACACTACAGTCGTTAAACGAAGAATTATGCTTGAGGAATTCACAGGTCATAAATGCCCAAATTGTCCTGAAGGGGCGGATATCGCAAAACAAATAAAAACTGATCACCCAGAAGATTTTATATCTGTTGCCATACATAATGGCTCATTTGCCAAAGTTGATATGAGTGACCCGGAACATCCCTTTCCTTCAGATTTTGAAACGAAAACCGGTGAAAAACTTCTCATCAAATACAAAATCTCAGGATTTCCAGGAGGATTACTAAACCGCACGGAAATAAGTGGAGCTGTTAAAGTGGATTATCAAAAATGGTCAGAAGAAGTAAATAAGCTTATTGCGGATCAAACATACATGGCTCCTAGATTCGAGTTGCAATTAGAAAACATCTATAATAGCAAACCTGGTGATCGTTCTTTACGCGTGAGATATAAAGCTACATGTCTGCAAAATGTAACTGGAAACATTGCGATTGTAGGTTATTTACTGGAAAACAAAATCATAGCTCCTCAAAAGGATAGTAGATTGAACGATCCTTATGTAAAGGACTATGAGCACAATCATGTTCTAAGAGTTGGGTTCCCTGGAGGCGGTGATGGAAAGACAATATTCACAGACCCGTCCATGGGTGATGTTGCAGAAGTTATTTCTCCAGCTGACGAAATTTCGGTAAAAATTAATGATAACTGGAAACCTGAAAATATGGATGTAGTTGTATTCCTATATAATTCCGATACCGGTGAGGTTCTTCAAGTAGAAGAAATACATTTAACGAGCAAATAA
- a CDS encoding cytochrome-c peroxidase, producing the protein MKCDLKLRNRKWIFLVFILGFSACKKDVEPTNTLTQYQKDNQMLSEYLNLPSSPYNYQGITLPGYLGNTNILIHDNTPADNPVTDEGATLGRVLFYDKKLSRNGTISCASCHVQEFGFSDTATLSKGFEGGLTGRHSMGLSNSRFRTNGRFFWDERAETLEDQVLMPIQDAVEMGMTLTDLVNVVDQQEYYKILFKRAFGDDEVSSDRISKALAQFIRSMVSFNSKYDQGRAHHEVNEPFDNFTVQENWGKSLFNSIDKGQCGSCHSTDAMITVVSRNNGLTREPDDFGLEKTTGNPLDRGKFKAPSLRNIAVRPPYMHNGDYKSLTEVIQGYSTGINWSPTLDGHLKMPGGQTAIRYNLTQEEIEALEAFLNTLTDTEFLTNKIYSDPFK; encoded by the coding sequence ATGAAATGTGATTTGAAACTTCGGAACCGTAAATGGATTTTTTTAGTATTTATTTTGGGGTTCTCCGCCTGTAAAAAGGATGTTGAACCAACTAATACGCTGACGCAATATCAAAAGGATAATCAGATGTTAAGCGAATACTTGAACTTACCTTCAAGTCCATATAATTATCAGGGGATTACATTGCCTGGATATCTTGGGAATACGAATATTTTAATTCATGATAATACACCTGCGGATAACCCGGTGACTGATGAGGGTGCAACATTGGGTAGAGTTTTATTTTACGATAAAAAATTGTCCAGGAATGGAACAATATCATGTGCCAGCTGTCATGTGCAGGAGTTTGGTTTTAGTGATACAGCTACATTGTCAAAAGGATTTGAGGGAGGACTAACAGGACGCCATTCCATGGGTTTGAGTAATTCCAGATTTAGAACAAACGGACGTTTTTTCTGGGATGAACGAGCTGAAACTTTAGAAGATCAGGTATTGATGCCAATTCAGGATGCTGTTGAAATGGGTATGACTTTAACCGATTTGGTGAATGTAGTGGATCAACAGGAATATTATAAAATATTGTTTAAGCGTGCATTTGGAGATGATGAGGTTTCATCTGATCGTATTTCGAAGGCGCTTGCACAGTTTATCAGATCCATGGTTTCATTTAATTCTAAATATGACCAAGGGAGAGCCCATCATGAAGTGAATGAACCATTTGATAATTTTACTGTGCAGGAAAATTGGGGGAAATCACTTTTTAATAGCATCGATAAAGGACAATGTGGTAGTTGCCATTCTACAGATGCGATGATCACGGTTGTTTCTCGTAATAATGGATTAACCAGAGAACCAGATGATTTTGGGTTGGAAAAAACAACAGGAAATCCTTTGGATAGAGGTAAGTTTAAGGCTCCTTCTTTGAGAAATATAGCAGTTAGGCCTCCATATATGCACAATGGAGATTATAAGAGTTTAACGGAAGTTATTCAGGGATATAGTACAGGAATTAATTGGTCTCCAACATTAGATGGTCATTTAAAAATGCCGGGTGGTCAAACAGCTATTCGCTATAACTTGACTCAAGAAGAGATAGAAGCGTTAGAGGCTTTTTTAAATACGTTGACCGATACCGAATTCTTAACGAATAAGATTTATAGCGATCCATTCAAATAA
- a CDS encoding pyruvate carboxyltransferase, producing the protein MQLPKKVKISDITIRDGFQHEEHFIPTASKIWLGKQLIDCGFKSIEVTNYGNPKGMPQFQDADEVLQGIRKTKSGWNGAPETQLTAVTIREKAIERAIEAKKQGYGPDRILLMVSTSEAHHRVNSGLSLDEYWKMSEEYIRKAKDAGLKVCGTVSTIWGCPISGPTEMSLAVDFTERWLNMGVDDVEHADHDGSATPQSIYEYFTMLLDRVKVPEEHIVHLHTTRGWGLANVLAALQAGMVHFESTMGGIGGQPANFVDGVPVAGTGAYYIKDPNISGLVSTEDLVVMLDEMGIDTGLHVEKILETGEMVERIVGRRLRSESIKSGRIKI; encoded by the coding sequence ATGCAGTTACCTAAAAAAGTTAAAATTAGTGACATAACCATTAGAGATGGTTTTCAACATGAAGAGCATTTTATTCCAACTGCATCAAAAATTTGGCTGGGAAAGCAATTAATAGATTGTGGGTTTAAATCGATTGAAGTTACCAATTATGGTAATCCTAAAGGAATGCCACAATTTCAAGATGCGGATGAGGTGCTTCAGGGGATTCGAAAAACAAAGTCGGGTTGGAATGGCGCTCCCGAAACTCAGCTTACAGCGGTAACTATACGTGAAAAAGCTATAGAACGAGCGATTGAAGCCAAAAAACAGGGGTACGGGCCTGATAGAATATTGTTGATGGTGTCTACGAGTGAGGCACATCATAGAGTAAATTCCGGTTTGTCTTTAGATGAATATTGGAAAATGTCTGAGGAGTATATCCGAAAGGCAAAGGATGCAGGGCTAAAAGTCTGTGGTACGGTAAGTACCATCTGGGGGTGCCCGATTTCAGGCCCTACTGAGATGAGTTTAGCTGTTGACTTTACAGAAAGATGGTTGAATATGGGAGTGGATGATGTGGAACATGCAGATCATGATGGCTCCGCTACTCCTCAAAGCATATACGAATATTTCACAATGCTATTAGACCGGGTGAAAGTTCCGGAAGAGCATATTGTGCATTTACATACCACCAGAGGATGGGGTTTAGCGAACGTGTTGGCTGCACTTCAAGCTGGAATGGTCCATTTTGAATCTACGATGGGAGGAATAGGCGGACAGCCAGCAAACTTTGTAGATGGAGTGCCTGTGGCGGGAACAGGGGCATACTATATCAAGGATCCTAACATCTCAGGATTGGTGAGTACCGAAGATTTGGTGGTGATGTTGGATGAAATGGGTATTGATACTGGACTTCATGTGGAGAAGATATTAGAAACCGGTGAGATGGTAGAGAGAATTGTCGGACGTAGATTACGTTCTGAGAGTATTAAGAGCGGTAGAATAAAAATATAA
- the lepA gene encoding translation elongation factor 4, whose protein sequence is MKNIRNFCIIAHIDHGKSTLADRLLQETNTISEREAQDQLLDDMDLERERGITIKSHAIQMRYLQDGEEYTLNLIDTPGHVDFSYEVSRSIAACEGALLIVDATQGIQAQTISNLYLALDSDLEIIPVLNKMDLPSAMPDEVSDQIVDLIGCEYEDIIPASGKTGIGVDKILEAIVEKVPAPVGDPVAPLQAMIFDSVFNSFRGIIAYIRVYNGTLKKRDLVKFLNTDKEYYADEIGVLKLNQEPCDTLSAGDVGYIISGIKVAREVKVGDTITRVEDPCEPITGFEDVKPMVFAGVYPVENDDYEELRDAMEKLQLNDASLTYEPETSAALGFGFRCGFLGMLHMEIIQERLEREFNMTVITTVPNVSYIAHTKKGETYTVMNPSEFPDPAILEYVEEPYISAQIITKADFIGSIMTLCIEKRGILQTQNYLTTDRVEIIFHMPLGEIVFDFYDRLKTVSKGYASFDYHPIDYQRSNLVKLDILLNGDNVDALSALIHRDNAYNLGKKICSKLRELIPRQQFDIAIQSAIGAKIISRETVKAVRKDVTAKCYGGDISRKRKLLEKQKKGKKRMRQVGNVEIPQAAFMAVLKLD, encoded by the coding sequence ATGAAGAACATACGTAATTTTTGTATAATCGCACACATTGACCATGGTAAAAGTACTTTGGCGGATAGATTATTACAGGAAACAAATACCATATCAGAACGTGAAGCTCAGGATCAGTTATTGGATGATATGGATTTGGAGAGAGAGAGAGGTATTACAATAAAATCTCATGCCATTCAAATGAGATACCTTCAAGATGGTGAAGAGTATACATTGAACCTAATTGATACCCCAGGGCACGTGGATTTTTCTTATGAAGTATCACGATCAATTGCTGCATGCGAAGGAGCATTACTTATTGTCGATGCGACTCAAGGGATTCAAGCGCAAACCATTTCAAATTTATATTTGGCTCTAGATAGTGATCTGGAAATTATTCCGGTACTGAATAAAATGGATTTGCCTAGTGCTATGCCTGATGAGGTCTCAGATCAGATTGTTGATTTGATTGGATGCGAGTATGAAGATATTATTCCAGCTAGTGGTAAGACAGGTATTGGTGTAGATAAGATATTAGAAGCTATTGTAGAAAAGGTGCCAGCACCAGTCGGAGATCCGGTAGCACCTTTGCAAGCCATGATTTTTGATTCGGTGTTTAATTCTTTTAGAGGGATTATTGCTTATATCAGAGTATATAATGGAACCTTGAAGAAAAGAGATTTGGTGAAGTTCTTAAATACCGATAAGGAATATTATGCGGATGAGATCGGTGTATTGAAATTAAATCAAGAACCATGTGATACTTTATCTGCCGGTGATGTAGGTTATATTATTTCCGGAATTAAAGTAGCGCGAGAGGTAAAAGTTGGGGATACCATTACAAGAGTTGAGGATCCGTGTGAACCTATTACAGGTTTTGAGGATGTGAAGCCAATGGTATTTGCGGGTGTTTATCCCGTAGAGAATGATGACTATGAGGAGTTGCGTGATGCAATGGAGAAGTTGCAATTGAATGATGCTTCTTTAACGTACGAGCCCGAAACATCAGCAGCATTAGGGTTTGGATTTAGATGTGGCTTCCTTGGAATGCTCCATATGGAGATTATTCAAGAAAGGCTGGAAAGAGAATTTAATATGACGGTGATCACTACTGTTCCAAACGTATCTTACATAGCACATACGAAGAAAGGAGAAACTTACACGGTGATGAACCCATCAGAGTTTCCGGACCCAGCTATTTTGGAATACGTAGAAGAGCCTTATATCTCTGCGCAAATTATTACCAAAGCAGATTTTATAGGGTCAATTATGACGCTCTGTATTGAAAAACGTGGTATTCTTCAAACGCAGAACTATTTGACTACAGATCGTGTTGAGATTATATTCCACATGCCATTGGGTGAAATCGTATTTGATTTTTACGATAGACTAAAGACAGTATCCAAAGGATATGCTTCCTTTGACTATCATCCCATAGATTATCAAAGATCAAATCTGGTTAAATTGGATATTCTTTTAAATGGCGATAACGTAGACGCTTTGTCTGCGCTGATTCATAGGGATAATGCATATAATCTTGGTAAGAAGATTTGTTCGAAGTTGCGTGAACTCATTCCGCGTCAGCAATTTGATATTGCGATTCAATCCGCGATTGGGGCTAAAATTATTTCCAGAGAGACCGTTAAAGCGGTACGTAAAGATGTAACTGCAAAATGTTATGGTGGAGATATTTCCAGAAAACGTAAACTTCTGGAAAAACAGAAGAAAGGTAAGAAGCGAATGCGTCAGGTAGGGAACGTTGAAATTCCGCAGGCAGCGTTTATGGCAGTACTAAAATTGGATTAA
- a CDS encoding M23 family metallopeptidase produces MEEKPEKRRKKVIRKLRYKFRLVIINDDTYEEHFSLKLSLLNIITAVGLLMIFVAVFVGGVLAFTPLREYIPGYSDLETKKNAAYAAHKSDSLAKEIAIRDVYLKNIKNILSGEIAADSIIEAPFEDVRIENIQDVKSQEDSLMRKSIEEQEQYALHNSDGEIEDKVYLFFNPVKGTVIEHFNVKKGHFGVDVVTKEGEPIKSVMDGTIVMADYTTKSGFVVQIQHHNDLLSVYKHCSAVLKQTGEVVNAGDPIAVVGNTGELTTGPHLHFELWENGIPIDPENHIIF; encoded by the coding sequence ATGGAAGAAAAACCAGAGAAAAGACGAAAGAAAGTAATCCGGAAACTCAGGTATAAGTTTCGTTTGGTAATCATCAATGATGATACCTATGAAGAGCATTTTTCACTAAAATTAAGTCTGTTAAATATCATAACTGCCGTTGGTTTATTGATGATTTTTGTGGCTGTATTTGTAGGTGGAGTACTCGCATTTACACCATTAAGAGAATATATCCCAGGTTATTCAGATTTGGAAACCAAGAAGAATGCCGCTTATGCCGCGCATAAAAGTGATTCACTGGCGAAAGAAATCGCAATACGTGATGTTTATCTGAAGAATATTAAAAATATCTTATCAGGTGAAATTGCTGCAGATTCTATTATCGAAGCACCATTTGAAGACGTTAGGATTGAAAATATTCAAGATGTAAAAAGTCAGGAAGACTCCCTGATGAGAAAGAGTATAGAAGAACAAGAACAATATGCTTTGCATAATTCTGACGGGGAGATTGAAGATAAAGTGTATTTGTTTTTTAATCCGGTGAAGGGTACCGTAATTGAGCATTTTAATGTGAAGAAAGGACATTTTGGTGTAGATGTGGTGACCAAAGAAGGAGAACCCATTAAGTCGGTAATGGATGGAACGATTGTGATGGCAGATTATACAACTAAATCTGGTTTTGTAGTTCAAATTCAACATCATAATGATTTACTTTCGGTGTATAAGCATTGTTCAGCTGTATTAAAACAAACCGGAGAAGTGGTGAATGCCGGAGATCCAATTGCTGTTGTAGGGAATACAGGAGAGTTGACCACAGGTCCACATTTACATTTTGAATTATGGGAAAACGGAATCCCAATTGACCCTGAAAATCACATTATATTTTAA
- a CDS encoding TlpA family protein disulfide reductase — MKYLSTFIVAIALSISAFSQAKLPEVQIQNIDFETFNTLNIKNDGKPIIISFWATWCAPCKAELNAIADEWPDWEETGVKIYIVSIDNSRSVNSVQPYVYGQDWPFITLLDVNSEFRRAMNVNNVPHAFLLNGKGEIVWQHNGYNPGDEEELLELVHKLNAGEEI, encoded by the coding sequence ATGAAATATTTATCCACTTTTATTGTCGCTATTGCGTTATCTATCAGTGCTTTTTCACAAGCAAAATTGCCTGAAGTTCAAATTCAAAATATTGATTTTGAAACATTCAATACATTGAACATTAAAAACGATGGAAAGCCTATTATTATTAGCTTCTGGGCAACCTGGTGTGCACCATGTAAAGCTGAACTAAATGCAATTGCAGATGAGTGGCCAGACTGGGAAGAAACTGGTGTGAAAATCTATATCGTTTCTATCGATAATTCTCGTTCTGTAAACAGTGTTCAACCATATGTATATGGACAAGATTGGCCTTTTATTACATTGTTGGATGTAAATTCGGAATTCAGACGTGCAATGAATGTGAACAATGTACCTCATGCATTCCTTTTAAACGGTAAAGGTGAGATTGTGTGGCAACACAATGGCTATAACCCTGGAGATGAGGAAGAGCTTCTAGAGCTTGTTCACAAGCTGAACGCGGGAGAAGAAATTTAA
- a CDS encoding T9SS type A sorting domain-containing protein has translation MKQLIWIICLGIHVFTFGQNNPPVAVDDTIYLTYGEAHSVDSIKLNLDFLSNDYDVDGHGFQLESVIYTGQNQITSLKPGNYIIWLHYYPAAGYSGTESFKYVIRDNGSSAMRDTGEVTLIVMQKSFAQLTINNINATIDKDALFVNPQVYGNGFSSPKINGVRSIFGSNIWISGLHNNTVHSNIRTYGSWLGTFTGNSGPVSNVSHMDSLYNTKWDRVWKVSAHQIDWHKNHWNDLGYQVPQELLDWPAHGNIVNGEAANLAPFFDYNNDQTYNPYDGDYPLIKGDEAIYFIYNDGYSEVSLHPMFAEVHGMAYAFGCGDSALMNTVFVDYKIYNRSNKTYYSTRVGMWSDLEVGDALDDYIQCDVDRGMFFAYNGSDYDASYKNHPGAQAVVILQGLKQDDDGIDNNAGIGPNQTVNGKGFGDGIVDNEYWGMEYFQYYVNTSGSVLSDPQIEWEYNNYLQGMWKDGSNIVHGGNGHFSSVPPNPTETKYMFPDNSDSQNYGTNGTSVPVWNDALVQAPGDRRGVASTGPVTFAPGDAIELTYAFVLGRDYNVVGAQAGVDVMLERVDSVRSYYAQGKLTPCGFPLSVDPKDPEIGMEIYPNPTRDIVYVNLEKPDNMRIDVLDAAGRVLQTRKVNQSNVIIDLTQFSNGIYFIKVHSKDKVRVERIMKR, from the coding sequence ATGAAACAATTAATATGGATCATTTGTCTTGGAATTCATGTGTTTACGTTTGGTCAAAACAATCCTCCGGTTGCAGTTGATGATACGATTTATTTAACTTATGGTGAAGCGCATTCTGTGGATTCAATCAAGTTAAACCTCGATTTTTTGTCAAATGATTATGATGTAGATGGACATGGCTTTCAATTAGAATCGGTCATTTATACAGGTCAAAATCAAATCACATCTTTAAAGCCCGGAAATTATATTATTTGGCTGCATTACTATCCGGCAGCAGGTTATTCAGGTACCGAATCTTTCAAATATGTTATTCGAGATAATGGCTCCTCAGCCATGCGTGATACAGGAGAGGTGACTCTGATTGTGATGCAGAAGTCGTTTGCACAATTGACAATAAACAACATTAATGCAACCATTGATAAAGATGCGTTGTTTGTTAATCCCCAAGTTTATGGAAATGGTTTTTCAAGCCCTAAAATTAATGGGGTGCGTTCAATTTTTGGTTCAAATATCTGGATCTCCGGTTTACATAATAATACCGTACATTCTAATATTAGAACTTATGGCTCATGGTTAGGGACCTTTACAGGGAATTCAGGACCAGTGTCCAATGTATCACATATGGATTCATTATACAATACCAAGTGGGATCGTGTGTGGAAAGTATCAGCGCATCAGATAGATTGGCATAAAAATCATTGGAATGATTTGGGGTATCAAGTACCTCAAGAATTATTGGACTGGCCTGCACATGGAAATATTGTGAATGGTGAGGCTGCGAATCTGGCACCATTTTTCGACTATAATAATGATCAAACTTATAACCCGTATGATGGGGATTATCCATTAATTAAAGGAGACGAAGCCATTTATTTTATTTATAATGATGGGTATTCTGAGGTTTCTCTTCATCCTATGTTTGCAGAGGTTCACGGAATGGCATATGCTTTTGGTTGCGGAGACTCAGCGCTAATGAATACTGTATTTGTAGATTACAAGATTTACAATAGATCAAATAAGACGTATTATTCAACTCGAGTAGGTATGTGGAGTGATTTGGAGGTGGGAGATGCATTAGATGATTATATTCAATGTGATGTAGATCGAGGTATGTTTTTCGCTTATAACGGAAGTGATTATGATGCGAGTTATAAGAATCATCCTGGAGCTCAGGCTGTGGTGATATTACAAGGATTAAAACAGGATGATGATGGGATTGATAACAATGCGGGGATTGGGCCGAATCAAACCGTTAACGGAAAAGGGTTTGGCGATGGTATTGTGGATAATGAATATTGGGGAATGGAATATTTCCAGTATTATGTAAATACTTCTGGATCTGTATTATCTGATCCTCAGATTGAATGGGAGTATAATAATTATTTGCAAGGGATGTGGAAAGATGGTTCTAACATTGTACATGGGGGAAACGGTCATTTTAGTTCAGTTCCTCCTAATCCAACCGAAACTAAATATATGTTTCCCGATAATTCTGATTCGCAGAATTATGGTACCAATGGAACATCCGTACCGGTTTGGAATGATGCATTGGTGCAAGCTCCTGGAGACAGGAGAGGAGTTGCATCTACTGGACCGGTTACGTTTGCTCCGGGTGATGCAATTGAATTAACATATGCCTTTGTTTTGGGGAGAGATTATAATGTTGTTGGTGCTCAGGCAGGTGTTGATGTGATGTTGGAAAGAGTTGATTCGGTAAGAAGTTACTATGCCCAGGGAAAGTTAACTCCGTGTGGGTTCCCACTAAGTGTGGATCCGAAAGACCCGGAAATAGGTATGGAAATATACCCGAATCCTACACGTGATATTGTATATGTAAATCTGGAAAAACCAGATAATATGAGAATTGATGTTCTTGATGCTGCGGGTAGAGTATTGCAGACAAGAAAAGTAAATCAATCAAATGTGATCATAGATTTGACTCAGTTTTCAAACGGAATTTACTTTATTAAGGTTCACTCAAAAGATAAAGTAAGAGTTGAAAGAATAATGAAGCGATAA
- a CDS encoding Omp28-related outer membrane protein: MKKLFGFIILTSIVAASCDVVTNPYPEGGAGPGDEQYNDTVYNDSTVVKRRIILEEFTGHKCPNCPEGADIAKQIQTDHPEDFISVAIHNSGAFSKVDMSDPTHPYPSDFETETGEKLRIKYKFAAFPGGMLNRTEINGNVKVAYQKWSEEVNKLIADQTYMAPRFKLQLENIYNSKPGDRSLRVRYKATCLQNVTGNIAIVGYLLENKIIAPQKDSRLNEPYVKDYEHNHVLRIGFPGDGDGKTIFTDPSMGDIVEVISPSDEISVAVSDSWKPENMEVVVFLYNSDTGEILQAEEVSLTSQ; this comes from the coding sequence ATGAAAAAACTATTTGGATTTATCATACTAACATCTATCGTAGCTGCAAGTTGCGATGTGGTTACCAATCCATATCCTGAGGGAGGGGCTGGACCAGGTGATGAACAATACAACGATACTGTTTACAACGATTCAACCGTTGTTAAAAGAAGAATTATTCTGGAAGAATTTACGGGTCATAAATGTCCAAATTGTCCTGAAGGAGCTGATATTGCTAAACAAATACAAACAGATCATCCTGAAGATTTCATTTCGGTTGCAATACACAATTCTGGCGCATTTTCTAAAGTAGATATGAGCGATCCAACGCATCCATATCCTTCGGACTTTGAAACAGAAACTGGTGAAAAACTTAGAATTAAGTACAAATTTGCAGCATTCCCTGGCGGAATGTTAAACCGTACAGAAATTAATGGAAATGTCAAAGTAGCCTATCAAAAATGGTCGGAAGAAGTAAATAAGCTTATTGCTGATCAAACTTACATGGCTCCCAGATTCAAGTTGCAATTAGAAAACATCTATAATAGCAAACCTGGTGATCGTTCTTTACGCGTGAGATATAAAGCTACATGTCTTCAAAATGTAACTGGAAACATTGCGATTGTAGGTTATTTACTGGAAAACAAAATCATAGCTCCACAAAAGGATAGTAGATTGAACGAACCTTATGTAAAGGACTATGAGCACAATCATGTTCTTAGAATCGGATTCCCAGGTGACGGTGACGGTAAAACAATATTCACGGACCCTTCTATGGGGGATATTGTTGAAGTCATATCTCCATCAGATGAAATTTCTGTGGCGGTTAGCGATAGCTGGAAACCAGAAAATATGGAAGTAGTTGTATTCTTATACAATTCTGATACAGGCGAGATTCTTCAAGCTGAAGAAGTCTCTCTTACAAGTCAATAA